One genomic segment of Cardinium endosymbiont of Philonthus spinipes includes these proteins:
- the hflX gene encoding GTPase HflX, with product MGCIFYLANHLAIMLMHRHNQSTLVAHEEGETAILVALVTPQQPCTKTEEYLTELAFLADTWGLKIVKKFMQRLDYPHGATFVGKGKVEEIAAFIKTEKVDYAIFDDELSPSQVRNLEKLLSCQILDRSLLILNIFSMRAQTKQARTQVELAQYQYLLPRLTRMWTHLSSQKGGSAGMRGPGEKELETDKRIIQSKITKLREKLANIAQQCVTRRKGRSDLIRVALVGYTNVGKSTLMQLLSKSDILADNKLFATIDATVRKVVLNGHPFLLTDTVGFIRKLPHTLVACFKSTLEEIKEADLLLHVIDAAHDGFQEQIGVVNQTLIEIGAENLPRILVFNKIDIIKQNKEHIPRGIHTTDTPLEVALRTGTYSHTVDDYTAVFISATKGLQIDLLKETITKAIEQIQANRYIKASY from the coding sequence GTGGGTTGTATTTTTTATTTAGCAAACCACTTAGCCATTATGTTGATGCATAGGCACAATCAATCTACTCTGGTGGCCCACGAAGAGGGCGAAACAGCTATTCTAGTAGCCCTGGTTACGCCCCAGCAACCTTGTACCAAAACAGAAGAATACCTTACAGAGCTGGCCTTTTTGGCAGATACTTGGGGATTAAAAATTGTTAAAAAATTTATGCAAAGGTTAGATTATCCCCATGGGGCTACCTTTGTAGGTAAGGGAAAGGTAGAAGAAATAGCTGCTTTTATAAAAACAGAAAAGGTTGATTACGCTATTTTTGATGATGAGCTTTCTCCCTCGCAAGTACGCAACCTAGAAAAATTACTATCTTGTCAGATATTGGATAGAAGCTTATTGATCTTGAATATTTTTTCCATGCGTGCCCAAACCAAACAGGCTAGAACACAAGTGGAGCTGGCACAGTATCAATATTTATTACCAAGGCTTACCAGAATGTGGACCCACCTTTCCAGTCAAAAGGGGGGCAGTGCGGGTATGCGTGGCCCTGGGGAGAAAGAACTAGAAACAGATAAAAGAATTATTCAAAGCAAAATTACCAAGCTGCGTGAAAAATTAGCAAATATTGCACAACAATGTGTAACCAGACGCAAAGGACGGAGTGATCTGATACGTGTTGCATTGGTAGGATACACCAATGTAGGCAAGTCTACTTTGATGCAGCTGCTATCCAAATCAGATATCTTAGCGGACAATAAGTTATTTGCAACTATAGATGCTACTGTACGTAAGGTAGTATTAAATGGGCACCCTTTCTTACTGACCGATACGGTAGGGTTTATTCGAAAATTGCCCCACACATTGGTAGCGTGTTTTAAATCTACACTAGAAGAAATTAAAGAAGCAGATTTATTATTACATGTAATAGATGCAGCACATGATGGTTTTCAAGAGCAAATAGGTGTAGTCAATCAGACTTTAATAGAAATAGGTGCAGAAAATCTACCAAGAATCTTGGTATTTAACAAGATAGACATCATCAAACAAAATAAAGAACATATACCAAGAGGTATACACACCACAGATACCCCATTAGAAGTTGCCTTACGAACAGGCACATATAGCCATACTGTTGATGATTATACTGCAGTTTTTATCTCCGCAACAAAAGGCCTCCAGATAGATCTTTTAAAAGAAACTATTACCAAAGCAATAGAGCAAATTCAAGCAAACAGGTATATAAAAGCCAGTTATTAA
- a CDS encoding bifunctional (p)ppGpp synthetase/guanosine-3',5'-bis(diphosphate) 3'-pyrophosphohydrolase: protein MKRNEMLDLNDWNLHQLVRAVSGRAEDMQHTWSKIQEACAWTESFAGPTSSKAFKAALRASIQVATIAATEMSLGLSTAIAAILAPPFLKGLMRKEAIQRRFGLKIVSILVELNGLKRSKLRRGAMLASHHAPDVSAPRILAILLQICDIIRVNASGVSLVSLDSELIYNSSRKLLLDLKCVYIPLSHRMRLYSIQAKLADFWLKHTDTLSYYSITAKLGMTKCQRQQKLNLIAEEVYSAVQAHGIDFILKKRIKSIYSIWNKVQRLKVDVDQIHDLAAIRIILTGMDGKTLQEEKIACWRVLSIVSDLYSPVCTIMRDWVSTPRDSSYESLHLTFETCQYGRLEMQVRTERMDYIAEHGEAAHWKYKHLE from the coding sequence ATGAAAAGAAATGAAATGCTTGACCTGAATGATTGGAACCTACATCAGCTTGTAAGAGCAGTCTCTGGAAGAGCAGAGGATATGCAGCATACCTGGTCAAAAATACAGGAAGCTTGTGCATGGACAGAAAGCTTTGCAGGGCCGACAAGTTCAAAAGCATTCAAGGCTGCTCTAAGGGCATCTATTCAGGTAGCGACTATTGCTGCTACGGAGATGTCTTTGGGACTTTCTACTGCCATTGCTGCAATCTTAGCGCCACCCTTCTTAAAAGGCTTGATGCGGAAAGAAGCGATTCAAAGGCGTTTTGGCTTAAAAATAGTTTCTATACTGGTTGAACTTAATGGATTAAAGCGTTCCAAGTTGCGTCGTGGTGCGATGCTAGCTTCTCATCATGCACCTGATGTATCCGCTCCCCGTATTTTAGCAATTTTGCTACAAATTTGTGACATCATTCGCGTAAACGCTAGCGGTGTCTCATTAGTGAGTTTAGATTCAGAATTGATCTACAACTCTAGCCGAAAGCTCTTACTGGATCTAAAATGTGTTTACATTCCACTTTCGCATAGAATGCGGTTATATAGCATTCAAGCTAAATTGGCAGATTTTTGGTTAAAGCATACAGATACCCTTAGTTATTACTCTATTACGGCTAAGCTTGGTATGACCAAGTGTCAAAGGCAACAAAAGTTAAATCTTATTGCTGAGGAAGTCTATTCAGCAGTGCAAGCACATGGTATTGATTTTATATTAAAAAAACGGATTAAATCTATTTATTCTATTTGGAATAAAGTGCAAAGATTAAAGGTTGATGTGGATCAAATACATGACCTTGCTGCTATTAGAATCATTTTAACAGGTATGGATGGTAAAACGTTACAAGAAGAAAAGATAGCTTGCTGGAGGGTGCTTAGCATTGTTAGTGACCTCTATAGCCCAGTCTGCACTATTATGAGAGATTGGGTTAGTACACCAAGGGATAGTAGTTATGAATCGCTCCATCTTACCTTTGAAACCTGTCAGTATGGAAGGTTAGAAATGCAAGTACGCACAGAGCGAATGGATTATATAGCAGAGCATGGGGAGGCAGCACATTGGAAATATAAACACTTAGAGTAG
- a CDS encoding 30S ribosomal protein S1 has protein sequence MNATEGVFNWDQYDKAGKLGSAYTDQERVDIAAIYGATLSAINQYEVVKGSVISITNKDVVVGVGYKSDGLIAASEFRDLPELQPGDEVEVYIEETENAKGQLVLSRKKAKLVRAWEKIQHALEHGEVLEGLVKRRTKGGLIVEVCGVETFLPGSQIDIRPVLDFDIFVGKTIDVVVIKINHANDNVVVSHKALTEKKLEGQKLEIMSKLEKGQILEGYVKNITKFGAFIDLGGVDGLLHKLDMSWSRVNHPEELFTLGEKVRVVVIGFNEDKKRISLGMKQLQDHPWDALPETMQVGSTIKGTITNIADYGLFIELMPGIEGFVYVLDISWSQYLRDINEYYKVGDTIDTCILSLDRKNHKISLGIKQLTGDPWEQEAFLSTYAVGATHEGVVRNLTHFGAFIELEPGIEGLLHVSRLSGTKRVAHPADVLKLGEKLEVIVLGINRENRRLSLGLKQENLWDACEKIFQIGTLHKGTILKKTPGRGAVVELAHGIEGHVPQQHLMKSDGGEAEVGEELDLQVIKFSKGDKKIILSHQVLFNPEIEVKAEGKTKGGAKADKAPSARGFEAFADLKEKLEQNTKAEDQE, from the coding sequence ATGAATGCAACAGAAGGAGTTTTCAACTGGGATCAATATGACAAGGCTGGTAAATTAGGCAGTGCATATACAGATCAAGAAAGAGTAGATATCGCTGCAATATATGGAGCTACCTTAAGCGCTATTAATCAGTATGAAGTAGTAAAGGGATCGGTGATAAGCATCACCAATAAAGATGTAGTTGTAGGGGTTGGATACAAATCCGATGGGCTAATTGCTGCTTCTGAGTTTAGGGATCTGCCTGAATTACAACCTGGAGATGAGGTCGAAGTATATATAGAAGAAACAGAAAATGCCAAAGGTCAATTGGTACTTTCTCGTAAAAAAGCAAAATTGGTAAGGGCCTGGGAGAAAATTCAACATGCATTGGAGCATGGGGAGGTGCTAGAAGGACTTGTCAAACGCAGAACCAAGGGAGGATTGATTGTAGAGGTTTGTGGTGTTGAAACCTTTTTGCCAGGTTCACAAATTGATATAAGACCTGTTTTAGATTTTGATATTTTTGTAGGCAAGACCATTGATGTAGTGGTCATTAAAATCAACCATGCCAATGATAATGTGGTCGTTTCGCATAAAGCGCTTACTGAAAAGAAGCTAGAAGGGCAGAAGCTCGAAATCATGAGCAAGCTTGAAAAAGGTCAAATTCTAGAGGGATATGTAAAGAACATTACCAAGTTTGGTGCTTTTATTGATTTGGGCGGAGTAGACGGTTTGCTCCATAAGTTAGATATGTCCTGGAGTAGGGTAAACCATCCAGAGGAACTCTTCACACTTGGCGAAAAGGTACGTGTGGTGGTCATTGGCTTTAATGAAGATAAGAAGCGTATTTCTTTGGGTATGAAGCAGCTTCAAGATCATCCATGGGATGCTCTTCCAGAAACCATGCAGGTAGGATCTACTATTAAGGGAACCATAACCAATATTGCCGATTATGGTCTTTTTATAGAGTTGATGCCTGGTATTGAGGGCTTTGTCTATGTTTTAGATATTTCATGGTCTCAGTACTTGCGCGACATCAATGAATACTACAAAGTAGGTGATACCATTGATACCTGCATATTGTCGTTGGATCGGAAAAACCATAAAATATCCTTGGGTATTAAGCAATTAACGGGAGATCCATGGGAACAAGAGGCATTCTTATCTACCTATGCAGTAGGAGCCACCCATGAAGGTGTTGTCCGCAATTTAACCCATTTTGGTGCTTTTATAGAGCTAGAACCTGGTATTGAGGGGCTGTTGCATGTTTCGCGTCTTTCTGGTACCAAGCGGGTGGCACACCCGGCTGACGTACTCAAGTTGGGCGAAAAGTTAGAAGTGATTGTACTAGGCATTAATCGGGAAAATAGACGCCTTTCACTAGGCTTAAAGCAAGAAAACCTATGGGATGCTTGTGAAAAGATTTTTCAAATAGGTACGCTACATAAAGGCACCATTCTGAAAAAAACTCCAGGTCGTGGTGCTGTGGTTGAATTGGCGCATGGTATAGAAGGCCATGTTCCGCAACAGCATTTAATGAAATCAGATGGGGGAGAAGCAGAAGTTGGAGAAGAGTTGGATTTACAAGTCATCAAGTTTTCTAAAGGAGATAAAAAAATCATTTTGTCCCATCAAGTTCTATTTAATCCAGAAATCGAGGTCAAAGCTGAGGGTAAAACGAAAGGAGGCGCAAAAGCAGACAAAGCACCATCTGCTAGAGGATTTGAAGCTTTTGCTGATTTGAAGGAAAAACTAGAGCAAAATACAAAAGCAGAAGATCAAGAATAG